The genomic stretch CCTTTCGTTACAATCTTGCACTATTTACTTTCCCACACAATTTGCAGGAGAGAGATAGAGGGTTTCTCTCTCCTGCACAGGCCTGCGAATATCCTTATCGGTAATCTCTGTGGAAGCTACTCATACAATCCCTGCAAAATAATACATTTTTCATATTAAGATAATGTAAAGGAACTATTAATTTTGTGTTAAATTTATCACAAGAAAGGATAAGGGACTTGAATATATGCTGTTTTATGGTAAACTCGGGAAGTTAAGTGAAAACAAACACAAAGAACTATCACAGGAGAGAAAGATGAAAAAAATTACTTCCTTTATGGGTATCTGTGTTTTTAGCGCCTTGTTATCCTATGGATGCAATCCCAAACAAACAGCCTTGTCAGAAAAAGGTGGTATCTGGACGGTATATGACAAGGAATGCCGGAAGTGCCACAGGGCTAACGGAAAGGGTTCTTTTGTCGGTCGGCTTATCTTTAAAATCCCCAATTTTACCAATACCAAGTGGCAGGATAACGCATCTGATTCAAGACTAATTATATCCGTGGCCAATGGTAAAAGGAAGATGCCGGGCTATAAGGGCAAACTGGCGGACGAGGAGATTGTTGATCTGGTTAAGGTATGCGTCAGGGGTTTTTACCCACCACAAGGACAATGAGGATTTACTCTTGATTTTACCTTATTTTACGATAAAATCTGTACATGGCAATTGAAGATGAAAAGGTGTTTCATCCTTATAATCGTTCAACTGAGCGCTCACGACGAAGTCTGCGCCCATCCGCGTCCAAATAAAATTTCTCGATAATCGAACTCTTGGGAGAACCAATGCTACGGGAGATGTGCAAAGCTAAAATCCACGCCGCAACGGTAACGGAAACTAATCTCAATTATAACGGTAGTATCACGATAGATAAAGTCCTTCTCGAAGCTGTAGACATCCTGCATTACGAACGGGTACAGGTCCTCAATATTAACAATGGAACGCGGGTGGAAACTTACATAATTGAAGGCGAGCGTAACTCCGGTGTTATCTGTCTAAACGGCGCTGCGGCACGATGGGCACAACCGGGTGACAAGGTTATCATCATTTCTTATTGCCTCGTCGAAGACAAAGAGGCAAGGAACTGGAAACCGAAGATTATTCTTGTTGACGGAAACAACAAACTCATGAAAACCCTCTAGCCATGAGAAGAATCTTATTCGAAATCCCCCTCCCCTTCTTCCAGAGAAATATACCCATTTATTCGTACGGATTCATGTTGATGGTCGCCTTTTTAGTAGCCATTACCATCGCACGCTGGAGGGCAAGGAAGGAAGGTATAGACGCCAATAAGATTACAGATCTTGGAATTTATCTCGTCTGTGCAGGAATTTTTGGAGCAAGGTTGTTTTTTATTATTCAATTCTTTGAGGATTACAAAAACAATCTCTTTAGCATCTTTAAGATTTACGAAGGCGGTTTAGTGTACTATGGGGGACTTTTCGCCGGCATTGTTACCTTGTTTGTATACGTCAGGAAGCATCATCTGCCCTTTTTAAAGATCATTGATATCCTTATGCCTTCTGCTGCACTGGGGCTCGGCTTCGGCCGTATCGGATGTTTCCTGAACGGATGTTGCTTTGGAAAGGTAGCGCTGCATATTCCGTGGGCAATTCAATTTCCAAGGACGCTGGATAAAACGGGCATGGTAGACGGTAGTCCCGCATTTCTTCACCAATACGAACTCGGATTAGTTCACCTCTCCGATGTACATACCCTGCCCATACATCCCACCCAATTGTATTCATTTCTTTCTGATGTTGCGCTTTTCTTTATTCTTAGCGCTTTCTTTCAGTACCGGAAAAGGGATGGGGAGGTGCTGCTTCTCTTTGGGATACTGTATCCCGTTATACGATTCTGCATGGAAGCACTCCGGGATGATAATCCATTATTCTTCAATCTGTTTACCGTTGCCCAGATTATCAGCATCGGTATGTTTGTTGTATCAGTCGTCTTTTTTGCAATCAGCAGATTTAAAACGGCAAGAAAGGCAGAAATGCCGTAGGTTCCCCGGCTCCTCGGAACACATCACACTGAGCAAAGCCGAAGCATGATGAAAGGATGTCCGTGTTGAAATTCCTTAATATTAAATTAGTCCTTCGGCTACTTAAAATAGCCATTTTCGCAATGACAGCCTACCCCCTTTACCCCCGCCAACGGGGGATAATTGGTTGTCCCCCTCAGTGAGGGGGATTAAGGGGGAGGAAATCTTTGTTTGAAATCCTTCAACATTAAATTTAGAACTGGTAACTCAACCCGACAAAAAATGTCCTTCCCGGCCGGGGCAAGTCTTTTGGTATAAAAACAGCCCCCGGATCACTATAATCTTTATCAAAAATATTAAATACCGTCCCCTGCACTTCCATTGTTTTGAAGAATTCTTTTCCAATGACGGAAAGATTGAAAAGTGCATAAGCCGGTAAGTCTTCTCTTGTGTCATCATCGACCCTGGAACGTTTCCCGCTGACAAAGGCGCTCAGATTGGTATTAATATATTTCCAGTAGTGTACATTTACACCGAAGTTTCCCTTGTGTTGCGCAACAAATGGCATATTGTTCCCATCATCATCTTCGGGATTTTGAAAGGTATAATTCATAAAGACGTAATTATCTTTGATGATATCCACACGGGTCTCCATTTCAATACCTTGCACATGGGCATCCGTAAGGTTTTCGTAAACGGGTGCATCCTGACTGCGTTTCAGGAAAATAAGATCGTCGATATCATTGTAAAAATACCCAACACTACTGGTAACGTATTTGTTAAATTTGTACCTTAATTCGACCTCATATGTCGTGATAGTTTCCGGATCCAGCTTTCTGTTTCCACTTCCGGTCCTAAACATCTCGTAAAAACTCGGCGCCCGGAATGCTTCTCCGTAGAGAAACTTCACTGATGCATCTTTCATAAATGCCCACGTTAAACCGGTCCGTGGACTGGTTGCATCACCAAAATCACTGTATCGGTCATGTCTCACTCCAATGGTAAGATTCAAGGTATCTGTAATATCCCATACATCCTGAAAATAAACTGAGACGATCCTTCGTGTGGCATCTTCAAGAAAGGGGGCTGAATCTGAAAAATCCCTGACAGAAGTGAGCGGCGCACCTGTGACCGGGTCCATATTGCTTAAAAAGCGGTTATTGGATTGATTGATCAACCGATATTCCAAACCCAGGGTAAGGGTATTTCCATCAAACAATTGGTAATCAAAAGGGATCTCTGTGCCTGCAATCCTTTCAATTCCCTTGACAACATTAATTACCCCATCAGGAAAAACGACAAATTCCGGAATCCCATTTCCGTCGGTATCAGCAGGCAAAACTGTGCCTTCCGGTAATACTTCAAAGTAACTGTTGCTGTCAAACTGATCGTAATAAATCCTTGGTTTTAAGGTAAATCTTTCCTCAAAGGTCTTTTTATACCCTATCTCCCCGAATACATAGTTATTTTCAATATCAGATTCATCATTTAATGCAAGACTTCCCCCAATAAAAGGGTCGCGGTTTTTGTTGCTGTACCATCCCTGAAGCCATAGATCCTCATAAGCAATTTTCAGGTTCAGGTCATATTCCTGTCTCCCGTCATGCACACGACCTGGCGCCAATGATGCGTTAGACCCAAAAGCGCTATCAAGCATTGTTTGAAAATCACTTTCAACCTCACCATCAAAGCCCGTGGTCTGCCGGTAGTGGGCCATGCCGGAGAATTCAACCTTTCCAACCTTCTCGCCAAACACGACATTTTCCTCGTACGTATCAAAACTCCCGTAACCACTGCTTACCTTCACACCATCAATATCTGCTGCGTCCTTCGTAATAATATTGATAACCGCTGTAAATGCATTTTCGCCGTACATGGCAGAACCTGGCCCCCGAATGATTTCCAGCTTCTTGATATTTTCTACCGGGAAATCATCAAATCTGCCGAAGGCTGAACCGGTAAGGGTTGTGTTTACTGTATGTCCATTGAGCATTACCTTTACTTTGCTTGCACTTGCAATACCACGAACGGCAGGTTCAACAACTCCGGTACCAGCCTCCTTCAGGATCTCAAACCCCGGTACGGTTCTGAGTATTTCAATAAAAGTACGATACCCTAAATTCTTAATCTCCCCGGCAGTAATTACCGTAACGACACTCGGCGCCTTGTTAAGCGGGGTTTTGTGTCTTGTAGCAATGGTTACTCCTTCCCCATAACCAAACCAGATGGCTTCGGTGGAGAATTCTTCTGACAGGGCAGTTTCCATATCGTCGGTTTGTTTCTCCTCTCTGCCTGGTATGGCCTGATCTGGTCGGGCTGTTTCCTTGATGGAAGTCGGAGGAGTATCCTCGATCTGAGTCAAGGGCGGGTCTGCGCCTTTGGCAAAAGTTTCTGATGAATGGAAAGAAATGAGGCTAAGAAGTAAAATAGTTGGGATAAGAGACTCTAAAACAAACCGTTTTCTTGTCCAGTTAGTCATAAAAAATAATCCTCAATTTCAAACTATATATCCTTCCCGCAAGGCAACAAGGTTCATGGCAGGGACAAAGTTTGTCGAGCCGTATGCAACATCAAACAACATTTGACCAAGCAGGCGGCCCTCTCGTTTCAGGCGTTCATAGAGCCTTAATCCGGTTGGCGCTTGAAGTATAGCAACATTCGCCATCACAATCCCGCTTTTCTGGATAAAATCAATTTGCTGCCTGAAGATGGAGGGCGTATCATTGTCAAAACCAACGATAAAGCCCCCCTGCACATGCAATCCGGCTCGCTGGATACGTTTCACGTCTTCAACTAGGTTGCGGCTCTTGTTCTGCTTTTTGCCGCATTCGGTCAAACTTCCCTCATCCGATGTCTCAATTCCGATGAAAACCTGATCGAAACCCGCTTCGACCATCATGTCCATCAATTGCCCGTCATCGGCAAGGTTGATAGAGACTGCTGTGTAAAACGGCATTCCCGCCTTGTCACATTGAGGTCGACCAGGCGTTTTGTCCACCCTGCCGGAAGCATCGCTGCAACAGTCAGGAGACCCAGCGGTGGCGAATATGCCTTTTTGCATATGAATTTCAGTGCGTGTTTGAAGCTCCATACTGCATCCGGAAATTCAGGGTAGATCAACAGCACGTTCATTGCGTTTCCCCTTTTCCTTATTAGTCAGGCCTTCGGCTACTTACACGTACACCTTTTTACGACAAAATTCCACCCCTTACCCCTCGCCAGCGGGGGAACGAGTTGTTTGTCCCCTCAGTGAGGGGGATTAAGGGGAAGCGAAAAGTTTGAAATTCCTGTATATTAAACTAAGTATGGCTACGCCGATTCGTGCGGTCTCCTACGGCTGGTTCAATCGAGGACGATTGAACCAGCAAGAAAATACTTCACTGTTTCGTCTGGCCTCCCTGTCAGAACTGATAGCTCAAACCAACAAAAAACGTCCTTTTGTTATGTCCACCTTTGTCTCCATCTCGATACCCTGGACATGAGCATCTCCAAAATTCTCGAAGTGCGTGGCGCCCTGGGCGGTTGGTAAGACACGGGCGCTAATGAGGTCTTCGATATCATTATAAAAATAATTAATGCCGCTGGTAACATATTTATTAAACTGATAATTTAACCCTATCTCGTATGTCTTGATAGTTTCTGGATCTAGATCTTCATTCCCTATAAGAGCTGGTTGGTTGATCGTAAACATCTCTGTAAAATCAGGTGCCCGGAATGCCTCTCCATAAAGGAGTTTCAGTGATGCATTCTTCATGAATGCCCCGTTAAGCCTGCTCGTGGACTGGTAGTATTGCCGAAATCGCTGTACTCATCATGTCGTACCCCTAAGGTAAGATTTAAGGTATCCGTAATATCCCACGCATCCTGCAGATAAACCGACCATATTCTCCGCGTGGCTTCTTTTATAAAGGGATATGTGTCAGCTTGGTCCTGAAGGCTATCCAGGGGATCGAGTGTTCGGGGATTATAGGTAGTAAAAAAGTGTGGATTGGTTTGACCAATCAAACGATATTCGAATCCTAGGGTAATGATATTCCCATCGAATATTTTATAATCAAAAGGAACCTCCGTGCCAACAACCCTTTCTTTTATATAAGCGTTACCAATAAGCCCATCGGGATACGTATTGATTTTGTCAATTACACCGTCTCCATCTGTGTCTAGAGGCACATGTGCGTTCTCTGGCAATGCCTCAATGTAAGAGTTCCTGTCAAACTGGTCATAATAGAGCCTCGGTCTTATCGTAAATTTCTCATCAAAGGTATTTCTATATCCAGCTTCACCGAACACATAGTTCTGTTCAATATTCGATTCGTCAGCCAGGGCAAATTGAGGTCCGATAAAAGGCCCCATATTTTTATTAATGTACAATCCCTCAACGTAGAAACCCTTGTAGACAACTTTCAGGTTCAGGTCGTATTCTTCCCTCCAATCCTCCACCCTTCCCTGGGCTTGTGAAGAGGGAGGAAAACCCAGGGAAGCAAGGGCCGTATCAATCTGTGTTACAATATCACTCTCGACAATGCCATCAAATCCGTCGGTATGCCTGTAGCGGACCATACCGGAGATATCAACTTTTCCGTACGTCTTCCCAAATACAATGTTTCCCTCTTCGGTATCAAAGCTCCCATAACCACCGCTCACCTTTATGCCGTCAATATCCTTTGCATCGAACGTGATAATATTAATAACCGCCAAAAAGGCATTTTCACCATATACGGCAGAACCTGGCCCCCGGATAATTTCTATTCTCTCTATGTTTTCCACAGGGAAATCGTCAAACTGCTGAAAGGCGCTACCAGTGCGGGGGCTATTTACCAGATGCCCGTTGAGCATCACCCTTACTTTCTCCGAACCTGCAAAACCCCTTACAGCGGGAAATACCTCCCCCAGGTCGCCCTTTTTTAAAATTTCAAATCCGGGTACTGTCCTCAGGATTTCCACAAAGGTGCGGTATCCTAAATGCTTAATTTCCTTGGCCGTGATTACCGTAACGATGCTCGGCGCCTTGCCTACCGGGGTTTCATGTCTTGTTGCAATTGTTACTTCCTGCTCAAAACCAAACCAGATGGCCTTGGTTGAAATTCCTTCTGCCAAAGCAACTTTCATATTCCGGCTATGTTTTTCTTTGTCATTGGATAGGATCTCAGTTGATTGGGTTGTTTTCTTCGTCTCAATCCGTGATGTACTGATATCTTCGGCAAAAATTTCGGAAGAATGAAAAGAAATGCAACTAAGCAGGAAAAGATACAAGGCGAGGAGGGACTGGGTTAAGCCATGAGTCAAGCATTTGGTCATGAATATAACCTCTAACTTCAGAACGAATAGCAGATGCCCAAGAATTTATCTAAAAAATTTCAAAATCAAGGATACTAAAATTGATTTTACGTCTGGCTCTAAGTAGAGAGTTTATTCATTAAGGATCTATGCAATAATCTACTATACGGCTGCATCTTGCGGTATTGTATCATTGTTGCAAATGCTGTCAATTGGAAAAATTCTGGGAATACTTTCTCCTGTAAAGCAATTACAAAAGATTCAATTGGAACCGGTGGTTTCTTTCATCTGAATAGTATCATCCAGCATACGTAATTTCTGCATGAGCTTATCCTCTATAAGCAGTCGGAATGTTACCCGGTGTTCTTCAAAACGGCTACTTAAAACATGCGCATGCTCATGGAGATATGCAATTAATCTTCCATTGCCCGGACTGCAGGTAATCTCTATATCCATAAAATTTTTTTCCAGTATCTCACCGATCTTTCGTTTCAGTTCTTCTATACCCAGGTGTGTTTTTGCGGAGATCATAATGCAATCCCTGTAATAACTCTGAAGCAAAGGAATAAGAGACTCGTCTTTTATGGCATCTACTTTATTCAATACTATGATCGTCGGTTTCTTATCGCATCCTAACTCCTTCAACACGACATTCACCGCCTCGACTTGTCTCTGGATAAGGGGGGAACTTATGTCTGCAACATGAAGCAGGAGATCGGCGTGGCGGGCTTCCTCAAGTGTTGCTTTAAAGGAAGAAACCAGGTGGTGGGGCAACTTCTGGATAAAACCCACCGTATCGCTCACCAGTATCTTTCTCCCGTTTTCTAATTTACAGATACTTGTTTTTGTATCAAGCGTTGCGAAGAGTTTGTCTTCTACAAAGGTATCTATCTCCGTCAGGACATTCATTAACGTCGATTTCCCGGCATTGGTGTATCCCACAATGGACACCGTGAAAAATTCCTTCCGCGAGGCGACCAGCCGTTCCTGTCGCTTTTCAATTTCATGTAACTTTTTTCTCAGGTCATGGATCTTTCTTGACACAATGCGTTTATCGACTTCCAATTGTTTTTCACCAGGCCCCCTTGTTCCAATACCACCCTCAATCCTGGAAAGGTGCGTCCACATCCTCTTTAAGCGGGGTCGTGTATACTCTAATTGAGCCAATTCTACCTGAAGTTTTGCCTGAAATGTCTTTGCGCGGGTAGCAAATATGTCCAGGATTAATTCACTCCTGTCAATTACCTTCTTTTCGATGACCTTTTCAAGATTTCTGACCTGCGCCGGAGTAAGATCGTCATCGCAAATAAACACATCGGCATCCAGCTCCTTTGAAATCCGGGATAATTCGGCTGCTTTTCCCTTCCCGACATAATATACGGGGTCGATATTTGGTCTTTTTTGAACTACCGAATGGACAACGTTTGCACCAGCAGTCTTCGCTAATCGCCGAAGTTCTTCCAGTGGCGCTTCATCCTCACTATGGTCTCCGGACAGCATAACCCGAAAAAGAACGGCGCGTTCAGCCCTTACCGTAAATGCAGTGTCTTTCAGTTTCACCTAAGTATAAACTCCATTAATTGATGAAAGAATTTTTATTTATCCATGTATCTGGAAAATCTCTATTTTCAAAAACCTTTGTCTTGCAGAACGGATAAAAAGTAAAACCTGTTTTCATTTTTGTAGGGTATGCTTCACCCCACCCTACGTTTCTCTCTTTTACAATTGACGTAAAATAATCCTTGCATCCACGGCCTTTAAACCTTTCGGATAAACAAGGACAGGGTTCAGGTCTATCTCCTTAATTTCTTCCAGGGAAATCATGATGTCTGATACCTGTACAATAATTTGTGCCAATGCAGGAATGTCCGCCGCTTCTGCGTTCCTAAAACCCTTTAAAACCTTTGCCCCTTTTATGCCATGAATCATATCCAACGCCTCATATTCATCCACCGGGGCGATGCGGAAAGAAACGTCTTTAAAAACCTCAACGAAGATACCGCCCAACCCGAACATCACAGCCGGGCCAAATTGAGGGTCCCGAAGCCCTCCCACAATAACTTCTGTGGAAGGTGTTGCCATTTCCTGAACAAGAATTCCATCAATCCGTGCATCCGGCTGTCTCTTTTTTACGTTTCGTATAATCTCGTCGTATGCAACCTTAACACCTTCGTCATCCTTTATACCAAGCTTGACACCACCGACATCGGTTTTATGGCTGATATCAGGTGAAACAATCTTGAGAACAACAGGATATCCAACAGATTTTGCCGCCTGAATTGCATCTGCAGGGGAAACTGTAACTACATACCTTGTAGTGCTTATTCCAAATGCCTCAATGAATTCCTTGGCCTCAGGTTCAAGCAGTTCATATCGATTCTGGAGTAGGACCTTTTGTATAATATGACGTGCGATCTTTCCACTGTGTGTCATAAATTTGTTCATACAGATTTCCTTAATTTAAAAACCACAAGACGCATTTTATTATAACGACAAATATAAAATGTTCAAAGGATATCTATCGAATACCATCGGACATGTCCGATGGATTATCCATTACCAATATACCTTTCTCATTGCGTGCCCTACATTTTCAAAAAAATGTATCTGACAAGAAAAGCCACAGAGACCAGATGAAATGCCCAATGTAACCCACGGAATCTGCCGGTAATGAGCTTCAAAAGGGAATAGGAAATGAACCCAAAGGACAAACCTTCTGTAATACTCAGGGAAAAAGGCATGATGGAAAGGGTCAAAAAGGAGGGCAGTGATTCAGTAGGGTCATCCCACCTTATTTTCCGCACATTAAAGATCATCATACTTCCAACAATTATCAGGGCCGGCGCAATAATGGGGTAGAGATGGGCTCCATTGGAAGTTTGATAACCTCCCCCGATCATTTTTATGAGGGGATAAAAAAATAAGGATAAAAGGAACAGGCAAGCCGTAATGATGTTCGATAAACCTGTTCTGCCGCCTGCCTGAATCCCTGCAGAACTTTCGATGTAACTGGTAATGGTGGAAGTCCCTAAAAGAGCGCCACCTACTGTACCAAGCGCATCCGATAGCAGGATTTGTTTTACCCGGGGGATTTTGCCGTTCTTATAAAATCCCCCTTGTTCGCCAATTCCCACTACGGTGCCTATGGTATCAAAGACGTCCAGGAATAATAAGACAAATATAACTGAAATAAACCCTGGTTCGGTAAATATCTTTACAGGGTCGCATTTCAGCAACGTTGGATCAATCGAGGGAGGCATACTGGTAACACCCTGATATTGAACCATCCCTAGCGGAATACTCGCAAGCGCTGTTGCAATAATCCCGTAAAGAATAGCACCTTTTATTTTCAGGGCAATCATTACTCCCATAACCATCATGCCAAAGAGAGACACCCATACCTCAGGATACTTGGGATTGCCCAGACCAACCAAAGCGCCTGGTGTATCCACAATTACCCCGCCGTATTCAAACCCCACGAGTGCAATTAAGAGCCCAATCCCCACCGCAATTGCATTCTTCAATGAATCGGGTATAATAGATACCAGTAACTCGCGCAACCCAAAAAATGATAAGAGAAAAAACAATGTGCCCGATATTAAATTTGCACCCAGGGCAACCTGCCATGGATAACCCATACCACCGGTCACGACAGGACCACACACGGTAAAGGCAAAGTAAAAATTATGTCCCATAGCAGGCGCTAAGGCGATAGGATAGTTGGCCAGAAAGGCCATGAAGATGCAGGCTATGGCGCTGGCAATGCATGTGGCCACCATCACCGATCCAAAATCCATTCCGCAAGTGGAAAGTACGGCAGGCTGGACAAAGATGATATACGACATTGTCAGGAAGGTTGTGGTGCCAGCTAAAACTTCCGTTCGAAGGTTGGTATGGTTTTCTCTTAGTTTAAAGATTCTTTCAAATATCATTAATTTTTATTGAGATCGGAGCCGTCAGCTATCAGCGCCTATCAGCACCCAGCATCAAAAGTAAGAATACGGATACGTTTCCCTGTTTTTTATTCCGGCTTCTGAATCCCAATTTCTTGCTTCTGATTTATTTTTACCTTATTCCAGACGGCATCCATCTCTTCTAAGCTACATTTCTCAATGTCTTTTCCCATTGCCGCAAGTTCCGTCTCGACTCTTTTGAAACGATCGACAAATTTATAGATGGTCTTGTGGAGGACGTTTTCCGTGTCCAGATTGAGGAAGCGGGAGAGATTGACAATGGAAAACAAGAGATCTCCAACCTCTTCTGCAATATTTTCAGGTTTATTTTCCCGGATTGCCTCTTTGACCTCTGCCAGCTCTTCGTCTACCTTGGCCATCACACCCGTAATATCCGGCCAGTCAAAACCAACCTTTGCCACCTTCTTTTGCAGCTTTTGTGCCTTCTGGAGCGCCGGGAGATGTTTGGGTAAGCCATCCACAATAAACTTTCTTTCCTCATAGCCTTTCTCCTGTTTTTTGATCTGTTCCCACTGATGGAGTACTTCTTCGGGGGTAGCTGCTGTAGCATCTCCAAAGACGTGTGGATGGCGACGCGTCATCTTATCAAGGCACAGTGCGATTACACCATCGATATCAAATTCTCCTTTTTCCTTTGCAATCTGGCAGTGAAAGATTATGTGGAAAAAGAGGTCTGCCAGTTCTTCCTTCAGTTTATCGGGATCTCCGGAATCTATTGCATCGATTACCTCGTACGTCTCCTCTACCAGATGCGGTTTTAAAGACGCATGGCTCTGTTCTTTATCCCACGGGCAACCATCCTTACTGCGTAACTTCCGCATGAGTTCAATCAAGTCCTGAAATAGCGAAATGGATTTATCTTTGGATGTATTCATTGATCATGTATCCAATTATAAGATTTCAGCAATAGTTAACCATGGTAATATTTTTGTCACTAAACACTTCGAGGTTGGAGGTCTGAGGTTAGAGGCTCTCGTGTCTCTTCTTTCCCCTAATTCAATTCATTATATTTCTTCTACTTCGTGCCTCAATTTATGCTTTGATAACAACAACTTTAAATACAGTTATATAGCGTATGGAATTCTAGCAATTATTTTTATTGAAGTCAAATAGGGAGATAATAAATAATCGTCCATTGCACGCATTCCTTTTCTTCCTCATTTAGTGCATTCTTTAAACATCTACAATTTAGAAAATAAAAGAATGCAGTAAATAGTAACCTCCATAGTGCCTTAACCTTGAAAGCCAATTGATCGAATTTGTCTTGCCATGCTTCCTTTCACTTACGCATGGCGATAGCTCCATCGCCACGTTTTTGCTTGGACTAAAATAAGATTGAAAGAATTTTTGGAGTAATCTATACTTTGTTTTCAAACCAAAAGAATGATAACCTCTAATGTAACAAGTAGTTTTTTGCAGTTCATTCGACATGGATTTTTCATTCAGGCGATAACGACTAGAAAATATTTAAAATGATAGGGGAAATTAAAAAACCTTTTCTTCGATGGGCAGGGAGTAAGCAAAAATTAATATCATGACTTTTACCTTACTGGGGAAAAGGCTACCAAAGGTATATTGAACCATTTATGGGTTCTGCAGCATTTTTTTTAAATTACATCCACCATCAGCTATTCTTAGTGATATAAATTGTGAATTAGTAGAAACTTTTATTGCCGTAAGAGATCATCCCAAAGCTGTATACAATAATTTAGAGCATTTACCCCGTGGTCAAAATAACTACTATAAAATTAGGGAACAAGAAATCAAAAAAATGAATCTTATGGAACGAGCAGCACGTTTTATTTTTCTTAATAGATTTTGCTTTAATGGTTTATATCGAACAAACGAAAATGGGCAGTTCAACGTCCCTTTTTCGGCATTTCGGCATCAGGTACAGGTGATATTCCTTCTTTATCT from Candidatus Brocadia sinica JPN1 encodes the following:
- a CDS encoding c-type cytochrome, with the protein product MKKITSFMGICVFSALLSYGCNPKQTALSEKGGIWTVYDKECRKCHRANGKGSFVGRLIFKIPNFTNTKWQDNASDSRLIISVANGKRKMPGYKGKLADEEIVDLVKVCVRGFYPPQGQ
- the panD gene encoding aspartate 1-decarboxylase translates to MLREMCKAKIHAATVTETNLNYNGSITIDKVLLEAVDILHYERVQVLNINNGTRVETYIIEGERNSGVICLNGAAARWAQPGDKVIIISYCLVEDKEARNWKPKIILVDGNNKLMKTL
- the lgt gene encoding prolipoprotein diacylglyceryl transferase encodes the protein MRRILFEIPLPFFQRNIPIYSYGFMLMVAFLVAITIARWRARKEGIDANKITDLGIYLVCAGIFGARLFFIIQFFEDYKNNLFSIFKIYEGGLVYYGGLFAGIVTLFVYVRKHHLPFLKIIDILMPSAALGLGFGRIGCFLNGCCFGKVALHIPWAIQFPRTLDKTGMVDGSPAFLHQYELGLVHLSDVHTLPIHPTQLYSFLSDVALFFILSAFFQYRKRDGEVLLLFGILYPVIRFCMEALRDDNPLFFNLFTVAQIISIGMFVVSVVFFAISRFKTARKAEMP
- a CDS encoding TonB-dependent receptor plug domain-containing protein, whose translation is MTNWTRKRFVLESLIPTILLLSLISFHSSETFAKGADPPLTQIEDTPPTSIKETARPDQAIPGREEKQTDDMETALSEEFSTEAIWFGYGEGVTIATRHKTPLNKAPSVVTVITAGEIKNLGYRTFIEILRTVPGFEILKEAGTGVVEPAVRGIASASKVKVMLNGHTVNTTLTGSAFGRFDDFPVENIKKLEIIRGPGSAMYGENAFTAVINIITKDAADIDGVKVSSGYGSFDTYEENVVFGEKVGKVEFSGMAHYRQTTGFDGEVESDFQTMLDSAFGSNASLAPGRVHDGRQEYDLNLKIAYEDLWLQGWYSNKNRDPFIGGSLALNDESDIENNYVFGEIGYKKTFEERFTLKPRIYYDQFDSNSYFEVLPEGTVLPADTDGNGIPEFVVFPDGVINVVKGIERIAGTEIPFDYQLFDGNTLTLGLEYRLINQSNNRFLSNMDPVTGAPLTSVRDFSDSAPFLEDATRRIVSVYFQDVWDITDTLNLTIGVRHDRYSDFGDATSPRTGLTWAFMKDASVKFLYGEAFRAPSFYEMFRTGSGNRKLDPETITTYEVELRYKFNKYVTSSVGYFYNDIDDLIFLKRSQDAPVYENLTDAHVQGIEMETRVDIIKDNYVFMNYTFQNPEDDDGNNMPFVAQHKGNFGVNVHYWKYINTNLSAFVSGKRSRVDDDTREDLPAYALFNLSVIGKEFFKTMEVQGTVFNIFDKDYSDPGAVFIPKDLPRPGRTFFVGLSYQF
- a CDS encoding DUF4070 domain-containing protein, whose protein sequence is MPFYTAVSINLADDGQLMDMMVEAGFDQVFIGIETSDEGSLTECGKKQNKSRNLVEDVKRIQRAGLHVQGGFIVGFDNDTPSIFRQQIDFIQKSGIVMANVAILQAPTGLRLYERLKREGRLLGQMLFDVAYGSTNFVPAMNLVALREGYIV
- a CDS encoding TonB-dependent receptor plug domain-containing protein, which translates into the protein MKNASLKLLYGEAFRAPDFTEMFTINQPALIGNEDLDPETIKTYEIGLNYQFNKYVTSGINYFYNDIEDLISARVLPTAQGATHFENFGDAHVQGIEMETKVDITKGRFLLV
- a CDS encoding TonB-dependent receptor plug domain-containing protein, encoding MTKCLTHGLTQSLLALYLFLLSCISFHSSEIFAEDISTSRIETKKTTQSTEILSNDKEKHSRNMKVALAEGISTKAIWFGFEQEVTIATRHETPVGKAPSIVTVITAKEIKHLGYRTFVEILRTVPGFEILKKGDLGEVFPAVRGFAGSEKVRVMLNGHLVNSPRTGSAFQQFDDFPVENIERIEIIRGPGSAVYGENAFLAVINIITFDAKDIDGIKVSGGYGSFDTEEGNIVFGKTYGKVDISGMVRYRHTDGFDGIVESDIVTQIDTALASLGFPPSSQAQGRVEDWREEYDLNLKVVYKGFYVEGLYINKNMGPFIGPQFALADESNIEQNYVFGEAGYRNTFDEKFTIRPRLYYDQFDRNSYIEALPENAHVPLDTDGDGVIDKINTYPDGLIGNAYIKERVVGTEVPFDYKIFDGNIITLGFEYRLIGQTNPHFFTTYNPRTLDPLDSLQDQADTYPFIKEATRRIWSVYLQDAWDITDTLNLTLGVRHDEYSDFGNTTSPRAGLTGHS